Proteins co-encoded in one Anguilla anguilla isolate fAngAng1 chromosome 16, fAngAng1.pri, whole genome shotgun sequence genomic window:
- the rassf7a gene encoding ras association domain-containing protein 8, producing MELKVWVDGVVRVVCGLSEETSCQDVVIALAQAIGQTGRYVLIQRLRDTEKQLLANERPLESLAKLGQLGNEVQFFLRRTGPSSSDGPAQSRGPPLPKLSEPEPPKRREPKKSLTFNLGPTSSPQTKLKHFRKPHRDSPEPRASPPPPAAAAAAAAGPSKEEVFRKVLVQQERLQALEAQLEGLEQEVQVWEQPPALDPRHREELELLQEEARRNEAELALEEVLERELQAEAEAERRLRGRLGDLHAKMDDCSRRLRDFHSRSAQLERDIQQEARASSRPRTPTPDQQLGTVRVELQAQQHQGAELEASITEMEKALGEAEAVLQVKNEELDELNKELRQCNLQQFIQQTGALPSQSQARTDQPEQLEQPEQLDGYSNGGSLSYPSESPPRPTAKQFMGNPRNLQNPLISSLNPEVLTSREASWR from the exons ATGGAGCTGAAGGTGTGGGTGGACGGAGTGGTGCGGGTGGTGTGCGGCCTGTCTGAAGAGACTTCCTGCCAGGATGTGGTCATCGCCCTGGCGCAGGCTATTG gtcaGACGGGCCGCTATGTTCTGATCCAGAGACTGAGGGACACGGAGAAGCAGCTGCTGGCCAATGAGAGGCCGCTGGAGTCGCTGGCCAAGCTGGGCCAGCTGGGGAACGAGGTGCAGTTCTTCCTGCGGAGGACGGGTCCCAGCAGCAGCGACGGGCCAGCGCAGAGCCGggggccccccctccccaaactgtCCGAGCCCGAGCCCCCGAAACGCCGGGAGCCCAAGAAGTCCCTCACCTTCAACCTGGGGCCCACCAGCTCCCCTCAGACCAAACTCAAGCACTTTAGAAAGCCGCACAGGGACTCCCCCGAGCCCAgggcctccccccctcccccggccgccgccgccgccgccgccgccgggccgTCTAAGGAGGAGGTGTTCCGGAAGGTTCTGGTGCAGCAGGAGCGTCTGCAGGCCCTGGAGGCGCAGCTGGAGGGCCTGGAGCAGGAGGTGCAGGTGTGGGAGCAGCCCCCGGCGCTGGACCCGCGGCAcagggaggagctggagctcctgcaggaggaggcgcGGCGGAACGAGGCGGAGCTGGCcctggaggaggtgctggagcgGGAGCTgcaggcggaggcggaggcggagcgCCGTCTGCGCGGTCGCCTAGGCGACCTGCACGCCAAGATGGACGACTGCAGCCGGCGACTGCGCGACTTCCACAGCCGCTCTGCGCAGCTGGAGCGCGACATTCAGCAGGAGGCGCGCGCCTCCTCCCggccccgcacccccacccccgaccagCAGCTGGGCACCGTCAGGGTGGAGCTACAGGcccagcagcaccagggggCAGAGCTGGAGGCATCCATCACAGAGATGGAGAAAGCGCTGGGGGAAGcagaggctgtgctgcag GTGAAGAATGAGGAGCTGGATGAGCTGAACAAGGAGCTGAGGCAGTGCAACCTGCAGCAGTTCATCCAGCAGACGGGCGCCctgcccagccaatcacaggctcgCACAGACCAGCctgagcagctggagcagccggAGCAGCTGGACGGATATAGCAATGGAG GCTCCCTTTCGTACCCCTCCGAGTCGCCACCCCGCCCCACGGCCAAGCAGTTCATGGGAAACCCCCGAAATCTGCAGAACCCCCTGATCTCCAGCCTGAACCctgagg TCCTGACATCCAGGGAGGCGTCTTGGAGATAA